A DNA window from Plasmodium brasilianum strain Bolivian I chromosome 12, whole genome shotgun sequence contains the following coding sequences:
- a CDS encoding hypothetical protein (conserved Plasmodium protein) → MKESVKKKFIYENEKIYVIYDEIYDTYRKEKRGRNYYQKIIRYPNPLVLIVRVLTELYNLKDKVEYISCSSYEIIKPYSYFNGEKKSIYETLFLIYSMNNKNDLQMENSYMTIDSDVCNGDRIIPSKNIAIGVHMDIRLFHILSEFHDIYEYFLFLYKNCYENYTRQFFINSNYNILKGYIKLYYMTNYINKKFRNISFDTILNKFIKLLNIFIQGDKNYLEIEYIIFYVYFYVFLNIPMPIYPWDDNSRNDILSRKILKDGNINTIISQVQSSKNNFFSYIINNSTIDTNGYYETCDFNIAILLINEKEVKNSALINGDSSENVPNKKQYNFFFEKKDKYINLNEYILYKNIGYNSLKQFYKPHFYYLTILKKMFVFHNKMKIMQYFFHESAIRVVDMDKYYKYYVKGG, encoded by the coding sequence atgaaggaaagtgtaaaaaaaaaatttatttatgaaaatgagaaaatatatgtaatatatgacGAAATTTATGATACttatagaaaagaaaaaaggggaaGGAATTATTACCAGAAAATTATAAGATATCCAAACCCATTAGTATTAATTGTAAGAGTATTAACTGAACTATATAACCTGAAAGATAAAGTCGAATATATTTCTTGTAGTtcttatgaaataataaaaccatatagttattttaatggagaaaaaaagagtattTATGAAACattatttctaatatattcaatgaataataaaaatgatttacAAATGGAAAATAGTTATATGACAATTGACAGTGATGTATGTAACGGCGATAGGATTATACCCTCAAAAAATATAGCTATTGGTGTTCATATGGACATAAGGTTATTTCACATTTTAAGCGAATTTCATGATATATacgaatattttttgtttctttataaaaactgttatgaaaattatactcgtcaattttttataaatagtaattataatatactaaaaggttacataaaattatattatatgaccaattatatcaataaaaaGTTTAGGAATATATCTTTCGATACGATACTAAACAAGTTCATTaaattattgaatatattcattcagggtgataaaaattatctagaaatagaatatataattttttatgtgtatttttatgtgtttttaaatattcctaTGCCCATATATCCTTGGGATGATAATAGTagaaatgatatattaagtagaaaaatattgaaagATGGAAATATTAATACGATTATTAGTCAAGTCCAaagtagtaaaaataatttcttttcctATATTATAAACAATTCAACAATAGACACAAATGGTTATTATGAAACGTGTGATTTTAATATAGCCATATTGCTcattaatgaaaaagaagtaaaaaatagtGCTTTAATAAATGGTGATAGTAGTGAAAATGTTcctaataaaaaacaatataattttttttttgagaagaaagataaatatattaatttgaaTGAATATATcttgtataaaaatataggttataattctttaaaacaattttacaaaccgcatttttattatttaaccattttgaaaaaaatgtttgtatttcacaataaaatgaaaatcatgcaatattttttccatgaATCAGCAATTCGAGTAGTTGATATGGACAAATACTACAAATATTACGTTAAAGGGGGTTAG
- a CDS encoding serine hydroxymethyltransferase, which produces MMYSQNFKNVKFISRRFITLCSQRIQSSLKDVDNETLNLLSHYKSRNSINLSVRNNVIPNYLKEYLISDLNKNLYLDIDHFKMIEESILNSFNLEKKYWGCLFRSSNYSDSNNNEVDDYFLLKLFRSFVNSKNKIMHISFSLSDAEEKCEKGTCKNPSIIDDFYNTVYIKNKDQIDYMEIKKQYDDFSPNLIYIDETNNPYSMNYEFINNLKNRNNCIIITNISNKANIISQNLIPSPFNHSDIVFTFLNENMRAYNCYIIMYKKGYKNINEEGKLISYEFGEKLKKTFSQNYVNNTIFSLATSFKFMRNTEFKEYVMQSNKNTSILSTYINKKYFNLHYSKNSNFLNLCSSNSNFNIQEFHTFCKHLQIFFDIISPFPCNQKSFNIGSNYLTSLGLLENDMKVVTNFINQSISLYFHLKQNAINSNTQFAEYIKNGYTSSDMLSLSNDIFCFISSFPSPHSN; this is translated from the coding sequence ATGATGTATTCACAAAATTTCAAGAATGTAAAGTTTATTTCGAGAAGATTTATAACCTTATGTTCTCAAAGAATCCAGAGCAGCTTAAAAGATGTAGACAATGAAACACTGAACTTGTTGTCGCATTATAAAAGTAGGAATAGTATAAATTTATCAGTACGTAATAATGTAATACCTAACTATTTGAAAGAATATTTGATAAGTGATTTAAATAAGAACCTCTATTTAGATATAGACCATTTTAAAATGATTGAAGAGAGTAtattaaattcatttaatttagaaaaaaaatactggGGATGTCTATTCAGAAGTAGTAATTACAgtgatagtaataataacgaaGTTGATGATTATTTCcttttgaaattatttaGAAGTTTTGtaaattctaaaaataaaataatgcataTAAGTTTTTCTCTATCAGATGCAGaagaaaaatgtgaaaaggGAACATGTAAAAATCCATCCATAATAGACGATTTTTACAATACagtatacataaaaaataaggatcAAATAGACtatatggaaataaaaaaacagtaTGACGATTTTAGTCcgaatttaatatatatagatgaaACTAATAATCCTTATAGTATGAATTATGAATTCATTAACAACttgaaaaatagaaataattgtattataataacaaatataagtAATAAGGCAAATATTATATCTCAGAATCTTATTCCTTCACCTTTTAACCACTCAGATATTGTATTCACTTTTTTGAATGAAAATATGCGAGCatataattgttatataattatgtataaaaaaggatataagaatattaacGAGGAAGGGAAATTAATCTCTTATGAGTTTggtgaaaaattgaaaaagacATTTTCtcaaaattatgtaaataatactatattttcGTTAGCTacttcatttaaatttatgagAAATACCGAATTTAAAGAATATGTAATGCagtcaaataaaaatacatctATATTGTCTAcctatattaacaaaaaatattttaatttgcaTTATTCTAAAAAcagtaattttttaaatttatgttCTTCTAATTccaattttaatattcaaGAATTTCATACATTCTGTAaacatttacaaatattttttgatattataAGTCCATTTCCTTGTAATCAAAAATCATTTAACATAGGATCAAATTATTTAACGAGTTTAGGCTTACTAGAAAACGACATGAAAGTAGtaacaaattttataaatcaGTCCATTTCCTTATATTTTCACTTAAAACAAAATGCTATAAATTCAAATACCCAATTTGCagaatacataaaaaacGGATACACGTCCTCTGACATGTTGTCTCTTTCGaatgatattttttgtttcatttctTCATTTCCGTCACCTCACAGTAATTAG
- a CDS encoding hypothetical protein (conserved Plasmodium protein): protein MEKKKYSATSSTFKEKFSTSKSYLDLSNNSKVNYNKQKSINNTNEICEFFTSITNNQKDISKKYEQLFSLIKKFGKEIKYLLNKNDEHNNILSDTKECIKKIKAKLGDSSYSDFENIEIELLEDRNNIDVLGRIITYLLEEVGYYNKNSYECNKKIEDLKKYVGNKDDYTKLERKLTLKSEELKKEMVDNMSSLRENQDLKVKIKEDRNIYRKDIQNMHQKLLYVILKFLLRDKKYKTQKQCFVIWLNIIKNKKEARNKIVFCFCKKQNYLLSFCLRKLRSNCSEKYLIDKITSFIGMNTYGNKSNNENNNNNRNNNSINNMSATEHSYIIHDMQNDKKNSEFSNFVNSKKMKNSDLSSTNYDLVNNKLKKRSESTLFYEKNNSSIRRGDMLNMYDASEDSTSRKRDTTKYYNDGDTRNNGNNVYDKNVYDKNVYDKNGYDKNEYDKNGYDKNEFDKNEYDKNEYDKNIYDKNEYDKNEYDKNLYDRNTYDRNTYDRNTYDKNTYDKNMHGQNNAYDKSNSLYDYCGSREPNDNVEKVYDKFLHKMKEKADKKNVDILHQTLKKLNTKINDIRNTLEKQKKINEELCKNIPTKKVSSNYKNTADTKLSDTDYNNSIERNDSLSLFSEKTLSEYLMNRNTSRNVSRNNSLNKGNEIKKTREDFKRTNEYDNRKKKSDIISQKKSSNNNDEKWNLSNNKYSKYNSMDTFSVDSNYLYLKDIKNKVPNNKYIKKNDSNESRYVPNETTAANSSITSNTANSFKPVNTANAANATRNGSNRRKDFIENSNDSSSPSDIKLVLRTGGGFRKLSEHDQKNYMEKLNYLNDNNLLGYETNLNIKIKGHPFIHNIPNNNRNVHKKEKRHRSLSKFYNMH, encoded by the exons atggaaaagaaaaagtatagTGCAACATCCTCTACATTTAAGGAAAAGTTTAGCACTAGTAAATCTTATTTAGATTTGAGCAACAATAGTAAAGTTAATTATAACAAGCAAAAATcaattaataatacaaatgaaATATGTGAATTCTTTACTAGTATAACGAATAATCAAAAAGatataagcaaaaaatatgaacaactATTTTCTCTAATCAAAAAGTTCGGAAAGGAAATAAAGTATTTGCTaaacaaaaatgatgaaCATAACAATATTCTATCTGACACGAAagaatgtattaaaaaaataaaagcaaaattaGGTGATTCTTCTTACAGTGATTTTGAAAATAtcg aaatagAATTACTTGAAGatagaaataatattgaTGTTTTAGGAAGAATAATAACTTATCTACTGGAAGAAGTTGGATACTACAACAAAAATTCTTATGAATGTAACAAAAAGATAgaagatttaaaaaagtatgtaGGTAATAAGGATGATTATACAAAACTGGAAAGAAAACTAACCTTAAAAAGTGAAGAactaaaaaaggaaatggtAGATAATATGAGTTCTCTTAGAGAAAATCAAgatttaaaagtaaaaataaaagaagacagaaatatttatagaaaagatatacaaaatatgcaTCAAAAACTCCTTTATGTTATCTTAAAATTTCTGTTGCgcgataaaaaatataaaacacaaaaacaatgttttgttatatggttaaatattattaaaaataaaaaagaagcaaggaataaaatagtattttgtttttgtaaaaagcagaattatttattatcctTTTGTTTAAGAAAATTAAGGAGTAACTGTTCTGAAAAATATCTGATAGATAAAATAACGTCCTTCATAGGTATGAATACGTATggtaataaaagtaataatgaaaataataacaacaatagaAATAACAATAGCATTAATAATATGAGTGCAACAGAACACAGCTACATTATACACGACAtgcaaaatgataaaaaaaatagtgagttttctaattttgtaaacagcaaaaaaatgaaaaatagtGATTTATCTTCCACAAATTATGACcttgttaataataaattgaaaaaaagaagtgaaTCAAcacttttttatgaaaaaaataatagttccATTAGAAGAGGTGACAtgttaaatatgtatgatGCCTCAGAAGACAGTACATCAAGAAAAAGAGAtacaacaaaatattataacgATGGTGATACTAGGAATAATGGAAATAATGtgtatgataaaaatgtgtaCGATAAAAATGTGTACGATAAAAATGGGTACGATAAAAATGAGTACGATAAAAATGGGTACGATAAAAATGAGTTCGACAAAAATGAGTACGATAAAAATGAGTacgataaaaatatatacgatAAAAATGAGTACGATAAAAATGAGTACGATAAAAATTTGTACGATAGAAATACGTACGATAGAAATACGTACGATAGAAATACGTACGATAAAAATACGTAcgataaaaatatgcacGGTCAAAATAATGCCTATGATAAAAGTAATTCTTTATATGATTACTGCGGTAGTAGAGAACCAAATGATAATGTAGAAAAGGTGTATGACAAATTTCTTCACAAAATGAAAGAGAAAGctgacaaaaaaaatgtagatatATTACATCAaacattgaaaaaattaaatactaAAATTAATGACATTCGGAACACACTAGAAAAGCAAAAGAAGATAAACGAGGAGTTGTGTAAAAACATACCTACGAAAAAAGTTTCTtcaaattacaaaaataccGCAGATACCAAATTAAGCGATAcagattataataattcaaTTGAAAGAAATGATTCATTAAGCCTTTTTTCGGAAAAAACATTAAGTGAGTACTTAATGAATAGAAACACATCAAGAAATGTAAGTAGGAATAATAGTTTAAACAAaggaaatgaaataaaaaaaacaagagaAGATTTTAAAAGAACGAATGAGTATGATAatcggaaaaaaaaatcagacattatatcacaaaaaaaatcttCTAATAATAACGATGAAAAATGGAActtaagtaataataaatactcCAAATATAATTCAATGGATACATTTAGTGTTGACAGTAATTATCTATATCTAAAAGATATCAAAAACAAGGTTcctaataataaatacataaaaaaaaatgacagCAACGAAAGCAGATATGTGCCCAATGAAACCACTGCTGCCAATTCTTCCATTACTTCTAATACTGCCAATTCTTTTAAACCCGTAAATACTGCTAACGCTGCAAACGCTACGAGGAATGGAAGTAACAGGAGGAAGGACTTCATAGAAAATAGTAACGATAGCTCATCTCCATCAGATATTAAACTTGTTTTGAGGACTGGTGGGGGGTTCAGAAAATTGAGCGAGCATGaccaaaaaaattatatggaaaaattaaattactTGAACGATAATAATTTGTTAGGTTATGAAACAAATTtgaacattaaaataaaagggcACCCctttatacataatataccAAACAATAATCGAAATGTGCataagaaggaaaaaagacATAGATCTCTTTCTAAGTTCTATAATATGCATTAA
- a CDS encoding AP2 domain transcription factor translates to MDKKKNDESSIMSSECTDKNDMNEKGKIIRNGSALNEYNICNSSAMILESEDKRKIAIGKRTQTIQKNNVYYLYDRQKKEGEREGGNLRNGNSSEGTKENSVDNNGATDRRQMRNDTNTNRSCSSSYNDNGSNNSNDSISSSGSISGNDGNSANGSNNSTNGIDYLNSSEMLKPNANYVSNIFLLDENRNRSNDLVNAANHNKEDINVINEKENYETLKLLEQETNDANNPYILDNTIRLDHMEKVKETSGVEFPETEQSNHNMNNKINNDKTYNNMCSIKSSTNFNTQNSINSTFVTNDLNHLYSRESTLKDYIINKGGNNTEVESEDGNEEFFKKKKSEKGIHKNNDVDVTEDSISNVESDNNMVNDENLKNDNNIVCDNSVIRGNDVVCGGTIRLKKDKGDEDIKREENNVNEKMLERKNSIFYMLKGTNTFSNIKKKFKKELKRHRELNNITEKRVYAEIFLQNQINCYDLLLEIRKKVPIWGEYESNFFFHWRKIMALSIEELKIYILIFRSLSIETIKHLNFLMLKIIIEELDELRKVHEPFYKPFIFTHNCMKYSDYTYEKSSDIYVNMNEFIQPWYMKNFNKSMDIKKFLSSLDILENQKQKSYIIQAMEIPSHIVSMCDTLCSEHNGEAINRDYNTTASSKGSKGNETNTGNVTNNADRTNTGNETNTIPKKVKKICGKKKENYKIKNLNTSINSRPKKRTGYYDLEIDGVVASFEARKGVYYDKSRKLWRANWKENGKIQTKGFSVNEYKSVQLARQKGDRVERKKRS, encoded by the exons ATGGACAAAAAGAAGAATGACGAGAGTAGTATTATGAGCTCAGAATGCAcagataaaaatgatatgaatgaaaaagggaaaataattAGAAATGGTAGTGCATTAAATGAGTATAACATATGTAACAGCTCTGCTATGATACTTGAGAGCGAAGATAAACGAAAAATAGCAATCGGAAAAAGAACACAaacaatacaaaaaaataatgtctACTATTTATATGATAGGCAGAAAAAGGAAGGAGAGAGAGAAGGGGGTAATCTACGAAATGGTAACAGTTCAGAGGGGACTAAGGAGAATAGTGTGGATAACAACGGAGCAACTGATAGAAGGCAGATGAGAAATGATACCAATACTAATAGAAGTTGTAGTAGTAGTTATAACGACAatggtagtaataatagcaacGATAGTATTAGCAGCAGCGGCAGTATTAGCGGCAACGATGGTAATAGCGCTAACGGTAGTAATAACAGCACCAATGGCATTGATTATTTGAATTCCAGTGAAATGCTTAAACCAAATGCAAACTATGTTTCTAACATCTTCCTCCTTGATGAAAATAGAAACAGGTCAAATGACCTTGTAAATGCAGCTAACCATAATAAAGAAGacataaatgtaataaatgaaaaggaaaattatgaaaCATTGAAATTACTAGAACAAGAAACAAATGATGCGAATAATCCATACATTTTAGATAATACAATTAGATTAGATCATATGGAGAAAGTAAAAGAAACAAGTGGTGTTGAATTTCCAGAAACAGAACAATCAAATCATAATatgaataacaaaattaataatgacaaaacgtataataatatgtgcAGCATAAAAAGTAGTACTAATTTTAATACCCAAAACAGTATTAATAGCACATTTGTTACTAATGATTTAAATCATTTGTATTCTAGAGAGAGTACTCTTAAAgattacataataaataagggAGGAAATAATACAGAGGTTGAGAGTGAAGATGGAAATGAagaatttttcaaaaaaaagaaaagtgaaaaaggtattcataaaaataatgatgtaGATGTTACTGAGGATTCCATAAGTAATGTAGAAAGTGATAACAACATGGTGAATGATGAAAACCTGAAGAATGATAACAACATAGTATGTGATAATAGCGTTATAAGAGGTAACGACGTAGTATGTGGTGGTACCATAAGGTTAAAAAAGGATAAGGGGGATGAGGatataaaaagagaagagaACAACGTAAACGAGAAAATGttggaaagaaaaaacagtattttttatatgttaaaagGAACGAACActttttctaatattaaaaaaaagtttaagaAAGAACTAAAAAGACATAGAGaactaaataatattactgaaaaaagagtatatgcggaaatatttttacaaaatcaAATTAATTGTTATGATTTATTATTAGAAATTCGTAAAAAAGTACCTATTTGGGGAGAATATgaatcaaattttttttttcattggaGGAAAATTATGGCTTTAAGTattgaagaattaaaaatttatattttaatatttagaTCATTAAGCATAGAAACtattaaacatttaaattttcttatgttgaaaataattatagagGAACTCGATGAATTAAGAAAAGTGCACGAACCATTTTACAAgccttttatatttacacataatTGTATGAAATATTCTGACTACACATATGAAAAGAGTTCAGACATTTATGTTAATATGAACGAATTTATACAACCATGGTATATGAAGAATTTTAATAAGTCCATGgatattaaaaagtttttaagTTCATTAGATATTCTAGAAaatcaaaaacaaaaatcatatattatacaagCAATGGAAATTCCTTCCCACATTGTCAGTATGTGTGATACATTGTGTAGTGAACATAATGGGGAAGCAATAAATAGGGACTATAATACAACTGCATCAAGTAAAGGAAGCAAGGGGAATGAAACAAATACTGGGAATGTAACAAATAATGCTGATAGAACCAATACAGGAAATGAAACTAATACAATTCCaaaaaaggttaaaaaaatttgtggtaaaaaaaaagaaaattataaaataaaaaatttaaatacatCTATAAATTCAAGgccaaaaaaaagaactggATATTATGATCTTGAGATAGATGGTGTTGTTGCATCGTTCGAAGCTCGAAAAGGAGTTTACTATGACAAGTCAAGAAAACTTTGGAGAGCTAATTGGAAGGAAAATGGCAAGATACAAACAAAGGGATTTTCAGTTAAcg AATATAAATCTGTGCAGCTAGCTAGGCAGAAAGGCGATCGAGtggagagaaaaaaaagaagctgA
- a CDS encoding hypothetical protein (conserved Plasmodium protein) yields the protein MFKNLLFQLIEYRKNKLFVLFRHKWIFFFSTKNKNDVISRARSPKQRNRETTKRVCINILERLPGYNHPCVMVRADKKYKIANVTSRLISSSRSFVTAQYQHIEYNKKFTFQNEDNVEGKKGLHSYETTERSSLEKILDETNSMIYINEICLQMDKKILKCQTYEDVLSILITHRGALFLQNLITAIRMLAGLVVEEKKGRIEHDELSKSTINNKYTYFVKPEEEEHTVDDNVNRKINPEISSSNSSGSLTHSNKSNLYKEMNESGMDKIENNLIKRYEHIFDILNNKQLLENENKFQQNKKMEEIIVLDERFAVLIDDIYKNRKHFDVVSICHILISLKELNYKHFLLFNSFVNPLKKFDIYIKEQFKSCHKISYITSVIQLLLQCFNTYIWAGYYSLDIYNKLINSILLNNFIPMNERSIYEQHQEQLSSYTYMNYKYDMNYPICIEDILAFFNINRNLHSLEFISTSRYLSTPMKRMILHGKGINYDGSKDCDNNDRYNNKDNSQWVKYCNKKMLDEKCSQQKNSQVRQEDVEVELEVEERSSLSEKSNQMDVKEGRSYPKYFNENTQSVRGKENNMTWYCSPIFLNIELFIKSLEIYKNIYVYNFEFFKTSEKVVYYYTQYLCPSNLSLIADAFSKHRIFALEHDRIFFHISKIVENNFEKFSYEHIYLILRSFKRMNLFFEKCLILSAEKFRPYFHYLYIHRKEAILPLRDISVLLECLSFFNFTHKSINECIIESLNYLEDYIDDIDEETSINISYALVLSNLYHINTYFFSFVWRKIGKTTYWEKRKKQVCMLWLSHMIQFKWMEYDLPKFCVLECVKVFFLNRKENMYSFSKIISSVSKILDELQIDHHVSVDTYNPYILDILIKNKRQVLMLTQDTTRNEINRELGDSKIVLNHLKLYGYNVRSINIKYFDSLTYTDKQQYIKKILMSF from the coding sequence ATGTTCAAAAATTTGTTATTCCAGTTAATTGAATATAGGAAGAACAAATTATTTGTCTTATTCAGGCATAaatggattttttttttttctacaaaaaataaaaatgatgtaaTTAGCCGTGCGCGTAGTCCAAAACAAAGAAATAGGGAAACCACCAAACGAGTATGCATAAATATCTTAGAGCGATTACCTGGGTATAATCACCCCTGTGTTATGGTTAGAGcagataaaaaatacaaaattgcGAATGTTACTTCACGTCTTATTAGTAGCAGTAGAAGTTTTGTAACGGCACAATACCAACACatagaatataataaaaagtttacctttcaaaatgaagataatgtagaaggaaaaaaaggattacACTCATATGAGACGACTGAAAGGAGTTCATTAGAAAAAATTCTTGATGAAACCAATTCAATGATATACATAAACGAAATATGTTTACAAATGGATAAGAAAATACTGAAATGTCAAACGTATGAAGATGTACTATCTATTCTTATTACTCATAGGGGggctttatttttacaaaatttaataaCAGCTATACGTATGCTAGCTGGGCTTGTTgttgaagagaaaaaaggaagaatagAACATGATGAATTGAGTAAGTCTaccattaataataaatatacatattttgttaaacCAGAAGAAGAGGAACATACAGTAGATGACAAcgttaatagaaaaataaatccaGAAATCAGTTCTAGTAATAGTAGCGGTTCATTAACACACAGTAACAAGAGTAACCTGTACAAAGAAATGAATGAATCAGGTATGgacaaaatagaaaataatttaataaaaagatatgaacatatatttgatatattaaataataaacaattattagaaaatgaaaataaatttcaacaaaataaaaaaatggaagaaattATTGTGCTAGATGAAAGGTTTGCAGTACTAATTGatgatatttataaaaacagaAAACATTTTGATGTTGTATCTATTTGCCATATCTTGATATCACttaaagaattaaattataaacatttcCTTTTGTTTAATTCGTTTGTTAaccctttaaaaaaatttgatatttatattaaagaaCAATTTAAGAGTTGCCATAAAATTTCTTACATCACTTCTGTTATTCAGTTGTTACTGCAAtgttttaatacatatatatgggcTGGTTATTATAGcctagatatatataataagttaATAAACTCCATTTTGTTGAATAACTTTATTCCTATGAATGAACGGTCCATATATGAGCAACACCAAGAGCAGCTAAGtagttatacatatatgaattacAAGTATGATATGAATTATCCTATATGTATAGAAGATATATTGgcattttttaacataaataGGAATTTACATTCATTAGAGTTCATATCAACAAGCCGTTACTTATCCACACCCATGAAAAGGATGATATTGCATGGGAAAGGGATAAATTATGATGGCAGTAAGGACTGTGATAATAATGACCGTTACAATAATAAAGACAATTCTCAGTGGGTAAAATattgcaataaaaaaatgttagaTGAAAAATGTTCGCAGCAGAAAAATAGCCAAGTGCGACAGGAAGATGTAGAGGTAGAACTAGAAGTAGAAGAAAGAAGCAGTTTGTCTGAAAAGTCAAACCAAATGGACGTAAAAGAAGGAAGAAGTTAcccaaaatattttaacgaAAATACACAAAGTGTCAGGGGAAAAGAGAATAACATGACTTGGTATTGTTCccctatttttttaaacattgaattattcattaaaagcttggaaatatataaaaacatttatgtgtataattTCGAATTTTTCAAAACATCTGAAAAGGTTGTTTATTACTATACCCAGTATTTATGTCCATCCAACTTGAGCTTAATAGCTGATGCTTTTTCAAAGCATCGGATTTTTGCATTGGAACATGACAGaatatttttccatatatctAAAATAGTAGAGaacaattttgaaaaattttcgTATGAACATATTTACCTAATTTTAAGATCATTCAAAAggatgaatttattttttgaaaaatgccTTATTTTAAGTGCGGAAAAATTTAGACcctattttcattatttatacatacatagaaAGGAAGCAATTTTACCATTAAGAGatatttctgttttattGGAGtgcttatctttttttaacttcACTCATAAATCAATTAATGAGTGCATAATAGAATCATTAAACTATTTAGAGGATTATATTGATGACATCGATGAAGAAACTtcaattaatatatcatatgcATTGGTATTATcaaatttatatcatataaatacatatttcttttcatttgtatggagaaaaataggaaaaactACTTAttgggaaaaaagaaaaaaacaagttTGCATGTTGTGGCTATCTCATATGATACAATTTAAATGGATGGAATATGATTTACCCAAATTCTGTGTTTTAGAATGtgtaaaagttttttttttaaatagaaagGAAAATATGTACTCCTTctcaaaaattatatcatcTGTTTCTAAAATATTAGATGAATTACAAATTGATCACCATGTTTCAGTTGATACCTATAACCCATACATTTTAGacattttgataaaaaataaaagacaaGTTCTTATGTTAACTCAAGATACTACTAGGAATGAAATAAATAGGGAACTAGGAGACTCAAAAATTGTATTGAACcacttaaaattatatggaTACAATGTGAGAAGTATAAATATCAAATATTTTGATTCTTTAACTTACACGGACAAGCAAcagtacataaaaaaaattctcatGTCCTTTTAG